In Cololabis saira isolate AMF1-May2022 chromosome 10, fColSai1.1, whole genome shotgun sequence, a single window of DNA contains:
- the thap4 gene encoding THAP domain-containing protein 4 — MACPFSHNASVELNPAILSLEWLLGAWESDRPGEGTFPSIKPFHYTEKLHFSHVGQPVINFMFNAFHAESNKPMHRECGFIRMQQGTNRVAFIIAQNSGLVEIEEGELTGQQLNLQTHKLDRISFAKEPHVKQICRVFKLLPDGRLEQTVSMATDNQPLTQHLHITYHRSS; from the exons ATGGCGTGCCCTTTCAGTCATAATG caTCAGTGGAGTTGAACCCAGCCATCCTCTCCCTGGAATGGCTCCTGGGTGCCTGGGAGAGTGACCGACCTGGAGAGGGCACCTTCCCCTCCATAAAACCGTTCCACTACACAGAGAAGTTGCATTTCAGCCACGTGGGGCAACCAGTCATCAACTTCAT GTTCAATGCCTTTCATGCAGAGTCTAATAAGCCCATGCACAGAGAATGTGGTTTCATTCGAATGCAGCAGGGAACCAACAGAGTGGCATTCATCATTGCACAGAACTCAG GTTTGGTGGAGATTGAGGAGGGCGAGCTTACAGGGCAGCAGCTgaacttgcagacacacaaGCTGGACCGAATCTCTTTTGCTAAGGAGCCTCATGTAAAGCAG ATTTGTCGAGTGTTCAAGCTTCTACCAGACGGCCGGCTGGAGCAGACAGTTTCCATGGCAACAGACAACCAGCCATTAACTCAGCATTTGCACATCACCTACCATCGGTCATCTTGA
- the agxtb gene encoding alanine--glyoxylate and serine--pyruvate aminotransferase b has translation MQRALFSRSGLFAQQAAAALDCPLAARSAPVAQRLDRSMSSVTIPPPACMLRPLEAPYRYLFGPGPSNVPPRVLAAQAKPIIGHLHPEMYEIMNDIKKGIRYIFQTENNMTIAMSGSGHAAMECAVFNTVEPGESVLVAVNGIWGERVAEIAERMGAKVHKIVKSPGGYYSNTEIEQAIEKYKPVLFFLTHGESSAGLCHPVDGIGDICRKHNCLFLVDTVASLGAAPIFMDKQNIDILYSGSQKALNAPPGTAPISFNGRACEKMFNRKTKPVSYLFDMGHLSNYWGCDGQPARLYHHTGPVSGFFALRESLAILAEKGLEESWRKHKEVAAYLYRGLEDLGLKLFIPERDLRLPSVTTIAIPEGYDWRELLAYIMKHHHMEMTGGLGASIGMVMRIGLMGYNCEKTNADMALHALADALKNCKKRKA, from the exons ATGCAGCGGGCTTTGTTCAGCCGGAGCGGGTTGTTTGCCCAGCAGGCTGCAGCGGCGCTCGACTGTCCGCTGGCCGCGCGGAGCGCGCCTGTGGCGCAGCGCCTGGACCGCTCCATGTCCTCCGTGACCATCCCTCCGCCGGCATGCATGCTCCGACCACTAGAAGCACCTTACCGTTACCTGTTCGGACCCGGACCTTCCAACGTTCCTCCACGCGTCTTAGCGGCACAGGCCAAGCCCATAATTGGTCACTTGCACCCAGAAATGTATGAG ATCATGAACGACATCAAGAAAGGGATCCGGTACATCTTCCAGACAGAAAACAACATGACTATAGCTATGAGCGGTTCCGGCCACGCAGCCATGGAGTGCGCTGTGTTCAACACGGTGGAGCCCGGCGAGAGCGTCCTGGTGGCCGTCAACGGCATCTGGGGAGAGCGCGTGGCAGAAATAGCAGAAAGGATGG GTGCAAAGGTACACAAGATTGTAAAATCACCTGGAGGATATTACTCCAATACAGAAATAGAACAG GCCATAGAAAAATACAAGCCTGTGTTGTTTTTCCTCACACATGGGGAGTCCTCAGCTGGTCTCTGTCACCCTGTAGATGGCATTGGAGACATCTGCAGAAA ACATAACTGCCTCTTCCTAGTCGACACAGTTGCCTCACTTGGAGCAGCACCAATTTTTATGGACAAACAAA ATATTGACATCCTGTACAGTGGTTCTCAAAAGgccctgaatgcacctcctgGTACAGCACCCATCTCCTTTAATGGGAGAGCATG CGAGAAGATGTTTAACAGGAAAACAAAACCAGTATCCTACCTTTTTGACATGGGACATCTGTCCAACTATTGGGGTTGTGACGGTCAACCAGCCAGATT ATATCACCATACCGGCCCTGTATCTGGATTTTTTGCCCTGAGGGAAAGTCTGGCAATTCTTGCTGAGAAG GGGCTGGAAGAGTCTTGGAGGAAGCACAAAGAGGTAGCTGCCTACCTGTACAGAGGACTGGAGGATCTTGGCCTTAAGCTCTTTATCCCTGAAAGG GATTTGAGGCTTCCCTCTGTTACCACCATCGCCATACCTGAAGGCTACGACTGGCGGGAACTGCTGGCATACATAATGAAACACCACCACATGGAGATGACAGGCGGACTGGGTGCCTCCATTGGCATG GTGATGAGGATCGGATTAATGGGATACAACTGTGAGAAGACCAATGCTGACATGGCACTTCATGCCTTGGCAGATGCTCTCAAAAACTGCAAAAAGAGAAAGGCTTAA
- the bokb gene encoding bcl-2-related ovarian killer protein homolog B — MEVLRRSSVFAAEVLDVFDRSLSDKELVSQSKALCRDYILSRLNQNGLGWSKSELNFTPPNAALAEVTMVLLCLGDELECIQPSLYRNVARQLNISVAMENVVSDAFLGVATEIFSAGVTWGKVVSLYAVAGALAVDCVRQGYPSTVQVLVDSLGQFVRKFLVHWLKRRGGWTEIMKCVVKKDLAPEQPWLSSTVESIKYFLTTMYVYIMKEP; from the exons atgGAGGTGCTCCGGCGCTCCTCTGTTTTTGCTGCAGAGGTCCTGGATGTGTTTGACAGATCGCTGAGCGACAAGGAGCTCGTGTCCCAGTCTAAAGCGCTGTGCAGAGACTACATTTTGTCCAGACTCAACCAGAATGGTCTGGGATGGTCCAAGAGTGAACTTAATTTCACTCCCCCGAATGCTGCACTTGCTGAGGTGACCATGGTGCTTCTCTGTCTTG GTGACGAGCTGGAGTGTATACAGCCCAGTCTGTACAGGAACGTGGCACGGCAGCTCAACATTTCTGTTGCCATGGAGAATGTGGTTTCAGATGCCTTCCTCGGCGTAGCAACAGAGATTTTCTCAGCAG GTGTAACATGGGGTAAAGTGGTATCCTTGTACGCGGTAGCTGGAGCTCTGGCAGTGGACTGCGTCAGACAAGGCTATCCCTCTACGGTCCAAGTCTTAGTGGACAGCTTGGGACAATTTGTCCGCAAATTTCTGGTTCACTGGCTGAAGAGACGGGGAGGATGG ACGGAGATCATGAAGTGTGTGGTGAAGAAGGATCTCGCTCCAGAGCAGCCCTGGCTTTCCTCCACCGTCGAATCCATCAAATACTTCCTCACCACAATGTACGTCTACATCATGAAGGAGCCATGA
- the elovl1a gene encoding elongation of very long chain fatty acids protein 1a, with translation MKDETITMLREAVSSVAKFHSYLLSRTDARVRDYPLMQGPVQMTTILLAYVAFAVYFGPRLMANRKPLNLSRTMVIYNLCMVLLNAYIVYEFLMSGWGTTYTWRCDLIDPTTSPQALRMVRVAWLFYISKYIELLDTVFFVLRKKQSQITFLHVFHHSFMPWTWWWGVTLTPDGGMGSFHAMVNAGVHVIMYFYYGLSAAGPRFHKYLWWKKYMTAIQLTQFILVSVHISQYYFMEKCDYQVPMWIHLIWMYGMFFFLLFSHFWVQAYMNGNRLPVRAHKPKQNGLTSDSVSVVANGKHQANGHALHHANGKESMGKVKEI, from the exons ATGAAAGACGAGACCATCACCATGCTGCGAGAAGCTGTTTCCAGCGTTGCAAAATTCCACAGCTATCTCCTGTCGAGAACTG ATGCCAGAGTCAGAGACTACCCGCTGATGCAGGGTCCGGTGCAAATGACCACCATCCTGTTGGCCTACGTCGCCTTTGCAGTATACTTTGGACCTCGGTTGATGGCAAACCGGAAACCTCTCAACCTCAGTCGAACCATGGTTATCTATAACCTCTGCATGGTTCTACTCAACGCCTACATAGTGTACGAG TTCTTGATGTCTGGATGGGGTACCACCTACACGTGGAGATGTGACCTTATTGACCCCACCACCAGCCCGCAGGCTCTCAGG ATGGTTCGAGTGGCTTGGCTGTTTTATATCTCAAAATACATCGAACTCCTTGACACG GTATTCTTTGTGCTGAGAAAGAAGCAAAGTCAGATCACATTTCTTCATGTTTTCCATCATTCCTTCATGCCCTGGACATGGTGGTGGGGTGTCACCCTGACACCTG ATGGAGGAATGGGCTCCTTCCATGCCATGGTGAATGCAGGAGTACATGTCATCATGTACTTCTACTACGGCCTTTCTGCTGCGGGGCCTCGCTTCCACAAGTACCTGTGGTGGAAGAAGTACATGACTGCCATCCAACTT ACGCAGTTTATCCTGGTCTCCGTTCACATCAGCCAGTACTACTTCATGGAAAAGTGTGACTATCAGGTTCCGATGTGGATCCATCTTATCTGGATGTATGGAatgttcttcttcctcctcttctcccactTTTGGGTGCAGGCCTACATGAATGGCAACCGACTTCCCGTCAGAGCccacaaaccaaaacaaaatggCTTGACAAGTGACTCCGTCTCTGTGGTGGCCAATGGTAAACACCAAGCGAATGGGCACGCTCTCCATCATGCAAATGGGAAAGAGagtatgggaaaagtgaaggaaATCTAG